The Gemmatimonadaceae bacterium genome contains the following window.
ACTCTTCGGCATCGACGTCACGGTGCCGGGGATGCTGCACGCGGTCCTCGAGAAGGCACCCGTATTTGCCGCCAAGGTCGCGAGCGCCAATCTGGACGAAGTGAAGCGCCAGCCCGGCGTGAAGGACGCCTTCGTGATTGATGGTGGCACGCAACTCGCCGGCCTGCTCGGCGGTGTGGCGATCGTCGCCGACACGGTGTGGAACGCCCGCAAGGCGCGGCAGGCCCTGCGCGTCACCTGGGCCGACCACCCGACGGCACAACAGGGCACGGTGCAGTTCCGCGCCAAGGCGAAGGAGCTCTTCGCCGCCGCGCCGCAGCTCACCATCCACCGCGTCGGTGACGTGGACGCCGCCCTGCGCCGCGGCACCGTGGTCGAGGCCGAGTACGAGTATCCGTTCCTCGCCCACGCGCCGCTCGAGCCGATGAACTGCACGGCGCACTTCGCCAACGGCAAGCTTGAGATCTGGGCGCCGACGCAGAACCCACAGAGCGGACGCAGCCTCTGCGCCAACACACTGGGCATCGACGGCGGCGACATCACCATTCATATGACGCGCATCGGCGGCGGTTTCGGCCGCCGGTTGAACAACGACTATATGGTGGAAGCCGCGTGGATCTCACGCGTGGTCGGCGCGCCGGTGAAGCTGCTGTGGACCCGCGAGGACGACACGCGGCACGATTTCTACCGTCCGGCAGGCTTCCACAAGCTGCGCGGTGCGGTGGATGCGGCGGGCAAGCTCGATGCCTGGGAAGGCCACTTCGTGACCTTCGGCGAGGGCGAGCGCTACGCGCCGTCGGCCAACCTCAGCGGCACCGAGTTCCCCGCGCATTTCGTGCCGAACGCGGCGATCCACGTCTCGACAATGCCGCTTGGCGTGCCGACTGGTTTCCTGCGCGCGCCCGGCAGCAACGCCTTGGCCTGGGTCTTCCAATCGTTCATCGACGAACTCGCGCACGCGGCCAAGAAGGATCCCGTGCAGTTCCGGCGCGAGCTGTTGGATGCGTACGTGGCCCCACCGCCGCCGGCGCCGGGCACGCGGCCCGCGGGCGGGCCTTCGCTCGATGCGCCGCGCATGCGCGGCGTGCTGGACCTTGTCGTCGAGAAGTCGGGCTGGGGCACCCGCCAACTGCCGCGCGGCACGGGCATGGGTGTGGCCTTCCACTTCAGCCATCGCGGGTACTTCGCGGAGGTGGTGCAGGCGACGGTCTCGCGTGACGGTACGCTCAAGGTCGACAAGGTCTGGGTGGCCGGCGACGTCGGCGCGCACATCATCAACCCCAGCGGTGCGGTGAACCAGGTGCAGGGCTCGGTGCTCGACGGCATCTCCGAGGCGCTGGCCCAGGAGATCACGATTGAGAACGGCGCCGCCGTGCAGAGCAACTTCCACGACTTCCCGCTGATCCGTCTCACGCAGGCGCCGCCGGTCGAAGTGCACTTCCGCACCAGCGACAACTCCCCCACGGGTATGGGCGAGCCCGCACTACCGCCCGTGGTGCCCGCGCTGACCAACGCCATCTTCGCGGCGACGGGCAAGCGTATCCGCACGCTG
Protein-coding sequences here:
- a CDS encoding xanthine dehydrogenase family protein molybdopterin-binding subunit, producing the protein MTSTLDRRDFLRVSSVAGGGLLLGAWLDYSRPGTLHAATPAAADADFTPNAFIRITRDGKITIMAKNPEVGQGVKTSLPQLIAEELDVPWESVSIEQADSDERLYGRQVAGGSTSTPTNWEPLRRAGAVGRALMITAAAQQLGVPEAELTTNGDGRVHHHGSRRMLSYAELSERAAALPAPNPTSVRMKDPKDYRIIGQAIPGVDNQAIVTGKPLFGIDVTVPGMLHAVLEKAPVFAAKVASANLDEVKRQPGVKDAFVIDGGTQLAGLLGGVAIVADTVWNARKARQALRVTWADHPTAQQGTVQFRAKAKELFAAAPQLTIHRVGDVDAALRRGTVVEAEYEYPFLAHAPLEPMNCTAHFANGKLEIWAPTQNPQSGRSLCANTLGIDGGDITIHMTRIGGGFGRRLNNDYMVEAAWISRVVGAPVKLLWTREDDTRHDFYRPAGFHKLRGAVDAAGKLDAWEGHFVTFGEGERYAPSANLSGTEFPAHFVPNAAIHVSTMPLGVPTGFLRAPGSNALAWVFQSFIDELAHAAKKDPVQFRRELLDAYVAPPPPAPGTRPAGGPSLDAPRMRGVLDLVVEKSGWGTRQLPRGTGMGVAFHFSHRGYFAEVVQATVSRDGTLKVDKVWVAGDVGAHIINPSGAVNQVQGSVLDGISEALAQEITIENGAAVQSNFHDFPLIRLTQAPPVEVHFRTSDNSPTGMGEPALPPVVPALTNAIFAATGKRIRTLPLKHHDLSWS